The Haloarcula sp. CBA1127 genomic interval CCGCTGATGCTCGTCCCGAAATGGGTCCGAACGCCGTGTCAGCCCATCGGCGTCGACGACGCTATCAGCTACCTCGTGGAGTTACTCGATGCCGACGAGACCCGTGGCGAGACCTACGACATCGGCGGGCCATCGGTGTGGTCCTACGAGTCGCTGCTGAAACTCACCGCGATGGAGAAGGGCAAGCGGGTGTTTATCGTTCCCGTGCCAGTGATGACGCCGGGCCTGTCCTCGCACTGGCTTCGATTCACGACAGACGTACAGTACGCCATTGCCCGGCCGCTGGCCGAGAGTATGCGGAACCCGGTCACGGTCGACCCGGTAATGGACCTGCAGGATGCCGTGCCAATCGACCAGACGCCGATCAAGGACGCCGTTCGGAAGGCGCTTGCTGCGGCGTGACGACTGGCGGCGGCGTGTTCCGGCGGAACCCCTTTGGGCCTGTCTGCTGCATACCCTCGCATGCCTGAATCGGTCGCCGTCACCGGCGGCAACGGCCGCATTGGCAAGCACGTTCTCGAACATCTGGCCACAGCCGGGTATCGAACGGTCAACCTCTCCCGCGGCAAGCGCGACGAGACACACTCGGACGCATACATCAAGACTGACCTGCTCGATGCGGGCGAGGTGTACGGTGCACTCGCAAAGAACGATGCCGACGCTGTCGTCCACCTCGGAATGATTCCCACGCCCGACCAGACGCCGGGATACCGGACCTACGAGAGCAACGTCATGTCCAGCTATCACGTGCTGGAAGTCGCCGGCGAACTGGGAATCGACACGGTTGCGCTGGCGTCGAGTTTCAGCGCTATCGGCGGCGGGTTCGAACCGGAGCCGATTACGGTCGACTACCTCCCGATTGACGAGGACCACCGACTCACGCCATCGAACCCGTATGCAATGGGAAAGCAGACACTGGAGATCGCCGCCGACGGATTCGCCCGCCGGAGCGCGGACGCGCCGGAGACCATCACATCGCTTCGGTTCCCGTGGGTCGTTGACGATGACCTGGCTCAGGAGACGTTTGTCGAGGCCGACCGTACCCTCACCGGACTCCGGAACTCGGCGCATTTCCACACCCAGCGCAACACGCTCTGTGGCTATGTCCACGCTACCGACGCTGTCACGCTCGTCGAAGCAGCCATCGAGGCGTCGTTCGACGGCCACGAGCGGCTCTGGGTATCGGCCCCGGACACGAGCGCAGAGACACCGAGCGCCGAACTCGCGGCGGAACTGTACCCCAAGGCTGACTACCGGGGACCGGCAGCCGACGACGCGAACCCGTACACAGCGCTCATCGACACGTCGAAAGCCGAGCGGCTGCTCGACTGGGAACCGATCTGGAGCTGGCGACAACTGGCGTGAAGCCAGCGGTGGCCCGCGCATTGTTCCGGACGCCGCCATTACCGCGCCGCATGTAGCGGCTGTTTCAGCCGGAACACATTACTAAAATGGAATGTGTATGAAACTAACA includes:
- a CDS encoding NAD(P)-dependent oxidoreductase, coding for MPESVAVTGGNGRIGKHVLEHLATAGYRTVNLSRGKRDETHSDAYIKTDLLDAGEVYGALAKNDADAVVHLGMIPTPDQTPGYRTYESNVMSSYHVLEVAGELGIDTVALASSFSAIGGGFEPEPITVDYLPIDEDHRLTPSNPYAMGKQTLEIAADGFARRSADAPETITSLRFPWVVDDDLAQETFVEADRTLTGLRNSAHFHTQRNTLCGYVHATDAVTLVEAAIEASFDGHERLWVSAPDTSAETPSAELAAELYPKADYRGPAADDANPYTALIDTSKAERLLDWEPIWSWRQLA